In Mixophyes fleayi isolate aMixFle1 chromosome 11, aMixFle1.hap1, whole genome shotgun sequence, one DNA window encodes the following:
- the LOC142106709 gene encoding pleckstrin homology-like domain family A member 2 translates to MNRSGVALPVAIKEGDLEKRSDSFLQLWKKRRCVLTAEGLHLYTDSRKRGKAKILRFDSLAKLECVERKGERVYFTLVTMEGQEIDFRCRERSRWNAEITLALVGFQNSRAVEELRARKEHQARDSGDRLRSWGP, encoded by the coding sequence ATGAATCGGTCTGGGGTGGCTTTACCGGTGGCTATAAAAGAAGGCGATTTGGAGAAACGCAGTGACAGCTTTCTTCAGCTATGGAAGAAGCGCAGATGCGTGCTGACGGCTGAAGGTTTGCATTTGTACACAGACTCTCGGAAGAGAGGTAAGGCCAAAATCCTCCGCTTCGATTCTTTGGCCAAGCTGGAGTGCGTGGAGAGGAAAGGGGAGCGCGTATATTTTACCCTGGTGACCATGGAAGGGCAGGAGATAGACTTCCGCTGCAGGGAACGCAGCCGCTGGAATGCCGAGATCACCCTGGCCTTGGTGGGCTTCCAAAACAGTAGAGCGGTGGAAGAGCTCCGAGCACGCAAAGAACACCAGGCGCGGGATTCAGGGGATCGTTTAAGGAGCTGGGGGCCGTGA